A window of Panicum virgatum strain AP13 chromosome 8K, P.virgatum_v5, whole genome shotgun sequence contains these coding sequences:
- the LOC120645045 gene encoding G-type lectin S-receptor-like serine/threonine-protein kinase At2g19130, whose translation MPYLHISMVLLLSLHIPAANSATTDTISAGQALSTIGDKLVSKNGKYALGFFKKLGGGGFGSVFKGFLNNSTAIAVKELCHHSHQGEKQFRAEVSSIGIIQHINLVKLIGFCCEGARRLLVYEYMSNGSLATHLFQNHATVLTWRTRYQIALGVARGLAYLHEKCRDCIIHCDIKPENILLSDSYVPKIADFGMAKFLGRDFSRVITTMRGTIGYLAPEWISGVAITPKVDVYAYGMVLLEIVSGKRNSCVSCSCGSNHDIYYPVHVAQEIIGGDIMSLLDSRLCGKVNLKEAEITCKVACWCIQDDEFDRPTMGEVVQIMEGLLEINIPPMPRLLQTVAGSSNYSTCC comes from the exons ATGCCTTATCTCCACATCTCCATGGTACTACTGCTCTCCCTGCACATCCCTGCTGCAAATTCTGCCACGACGGATACCATCTCAGCCGGCCAAGCACTCTCCACCATTGGCGACAAGCTTGTCTCCAAAAATGGCAAGTACGCGCTTGGCTTCTTCAAG AAGCTTGGAGGTGGTGGGTTTGGTTCTGTATTCAAGGGATTTCTGAATAACTCAACTGCAATAGCTGTGAAGGAGCTTTGCCATCATTCTCATCAAGGAGAGAAGCAATTTAGAGCTGAAGTTAGCTCAATTGGAATTATCCAGCATATCaatttagtcaaattaattGGTTTCTGTTGTGAAGGTGCTAGAAGGTTACTTGTTTATGAGTACATGTCAAATGGCTCTCTTGCTACCCATCTTTTCCAGAACCATGCTACAGTACTGACATGGAGGACTAGGTATCAAATAGCTTTGGGAGTTGCCAGAGGATTGGCCTACTTGCATGAGAAATGCCGAGACTGCATCATACATTGTGATATCAAACCAGAAAACATTCTTCTTAGTGATTCATATGTCCCGAAAATTGCAGATTTTGGGATGGCCAAATTTTTAGGAAGAGATTTTAGCCGTGTCATAACTACTATGAGAGGAACTATAGGATACCTTGCACCTGAGTGGATCAGCGGAGTGGCTATCACACCAAAAGTAGATGTTTATGCCTACGGGATGGTATTACTGGAAATTGTATCTGGAAAGAGGAACTCATGTGTTTCGTGTTCTTGTGGTAGCAACCATGACATCTATTACCCCGTACATGTTGCACAGGAGATTATCGGTGGAGATATTATGAGCTTGTTGGACAGCAGATTGTGTGGCAAAGTGAATTTGAAAGAGGCTGAAATAACCTGCAAGGTTGCTTGTTGGTGCATTCAAGATGATGAGTTTGATCGGCCAACAATGGGCGAGGTAGTTCAGATCATGGAGGGTCTACTCGAAATCAACATACCCCCAATGCCAAGGCTGCTTCAAACTGTCGCTGGAAGCTCAAATTATTCCACTTGCTGCTAA